ATTGCCTTTTTTAATTATATTTTCGAAAAAATTGGCATAAACATTATTGTCCATGCAATTTTTCATAGGCAAACTTTTTCGTTCGAAAGTCTTCCAATCGGTTTTTGAATTTTTGCAATTGCCTCGATTTCAATGGGCTTTATTGTTCTTATTTTGCGATATGTTAAATTTTTAATTTTTCGCCGAAATTCTGCAGACAGTGAAATTGCGGCAATGTCGAAAGTTAGTGTTGGCTCGTTTATTTTTATTTTTACTTTTCCGGTTATTTTTTTTACTTTACTAATTGGAATTCAGTCAACCTTAACAATAATAAATAATTATATTAGTGGTGACCAAAATTTAATTGATTTAATGTTAAGATCGGCATCAAACAAAATTCCTGACAGCGAAATTCAAACAATTAGCCAAGATTTTAGTGTTCCATCTTATTCAACTTTTACGACAATGGAATCTGGCGAGGCGATAATTTTAATTATAACACTTTCGGCATCTTCAATTGTTGTTGCCTATATTTTAGGAATTAGTTTTATTTCACTTTTCACTGCATCAGCGCAACTTTTTATGAATTTTATAACCATGCCACTTTGAGCAGTAAGTAGCATTTGGGACGATGGTCGAAAACTAAAAAGTTGAACAAGAACATTTTTTGGCCAATTTGCGGTAATTATTATTTACCAAGTCAGTTTTAATTTGTTCTTAATTTGAGTAGCTTCGACCTATAAAATTGCAGATTCGATTGATTTTGAAGGTGCAAAAGGGATATTTATCTTCCGTTTTTTGCTAAAAATATCTTTTATAATCGGGGGCGGGCTGGCAATTTCTACCTTTACTCGCCAAATTGCCGCTAATTATGGACAGGCCGGAGCCGTTGAACACCACCAAAGATTGGCTTCCTCTACTCTAAAAGTTGGAGGGGTTGCGCTTGCTGGAGCAGCTGGGACAATGTTTAAATTAAATCAAAATAATCACAAAAATGCTACTGATTTAACAGGACTACCTTCAAAGTGAAATCAAAAAAAGCCTTTTGATATTGTTGATAATTCAATTCTTCCAAACCAAAAGCAAAGTCCTTGAAGAAATGCAATGGACCTAGTCGGAATCGGGGCTGGAATTGCTTTTGCTGCATATAAGGCTAGACCTTTGATTAAAAAGTGAAGCAATTACAGAGCTAATCGGGCTTTAAATGGTGAACAAACAGGATTAAAAAATTTTTTTAGCAAAAAAATTAATAATTTGTTCTCGAAATTTAAAAGAGCCGATTCAAGTCAAATTTTAGAGAAAAAGGCAAAAAATACTCGCTCAAGTGTTGAAAAAACATCAGAAAATTCATCATCTCAAAATAAAATCGACGAAGCAGCAAACATAAATCAAAACAATTCATTATTGACTGAAAAAAGCCCGACTTCTGATGATAAATTAGAACAAACTGATTCATTAAGTCAATCTAAAAATGAATCTAGTGAAGAAAAACAGCAAAAATTGGAAAAAAATGATGTTGAAATTACACCAAATTCAGATCAACAAGATAATTCTGAAAATAAATCTGATGAAAAACAGCAAACTGAAAATCCAGAAATAGTAGAAAAAGCTGCAAAAAAGAAAGGTTTTTGAGCTAGATTTTGAGGTGAGTGACCTGCAGAAGAAACTAAAAAAACACGAAGAAAATCTTCTAAAACAAAAGATACAACCTCTGAAAAAGAGGTTAAAAAAGTTAAAAAAGCAGTAAAAAAGAAAGAAACTAAAGCAGAAAAAGCAAGTGAATCTAAAGAAAAAAAGGTAAAAATTGAAAAAGCTGATTCAAAATTAGATGAAAAAACTAGCGACACAAAAGAAAAGGCAAAAAAATAAAAACTAGTGAAAAAAGTAGTAACACACCTGCAACATCAGACGAAAATGTAAAAACCATTGAAAAAGCAGGCCCACAAGTTGAACAAAATGATGAAAAAATTGACAATTTAGCACCCAAAAAACACGAACTAGAAGTAAAAAAGCCGAAATTAATGTTGAGAGTCAAGACCAAAATAATACTGAAATAGTCTTAAATTCTGAATTAAAAACTGCTGAATCTAACCAAAATTTCAACCCAGTTAAAGATGAGTTAAACCAAAATATGACTAAAAAAGATGAACAAATTGAGGTGCAATCAGATAAACCAAACACTAATAGCGCTGAAAAACAAGAAAAAAATAACTAAAACAATTAATACAAACATTTTGTATTTTGGACAGGGAAATTATGAAATTACAAAATAAACGAATTAAAAACGTTCAAATCCAAATTTTTCGACACATTACGCTAATTGACATTCCGATAATTATCGTTTTGTTTTTAGTTTCTGCCTCTATTGGTTTTGCGCTGCCTGAAAATTTATTTATTTTGGTAAAAATGTTGATTTCTACGGCATTTTTTTTAGTTTGAACAGTTCCATTAGTAAAATACTACAAAAATTGGGGACTAAAAGGTTATAAAATTATCTGGTATATCGCTCTTTATTTTGCAAGACCTAAAGTTTATAGTAAAATTTCCTCTACAAGTGCAAATACACGAAATTTATTACCATATAGCCGCACTAAACAGGATTTTATTAAAATTTCTGGCGGATTTATAGCTGGAATTGAAATTTTTGGTCAAGATATTTTCAGCATTGGAAGTCAAAAAATTGAGCAAATTCTTGAACAATTTACAACAAGTCTTAATGCTATTAATAGTAGAATTTCGATTGTAAAAATTGCTCATCCTAATGATTTAACAAAAAATAAACTATTTTTTTTACAAAATCAGGATGAATGCAAAGCTAATTTGAACGAGAATTTTTGTCAGTTTTACAAAAATGATATTGCAAATTTTGACACTTATCTGCATCATCGTTATTTTATTATTATTTATGAAAAAAATGATGTTAGTTTGCTTCAGCAACTTAATTTGCTCAGATCGAATATTTCATCAACAGGTTTTCGGGCTAAAACTTGCACACTTAGAGATTTGCTTGATTTAAATTTGAAAATAATCAATTTTAGTGATTTTTTAAGTGACCAGGAATATAAAAAAATTCAAGAAGGGGATGATATTAGCAAATATTTGGCACAAGACCGAATTGAGTGACATCCAGAATATTTTAAAATTAATGACATTTATTTTTCAGTTCAAACAATTAATGAATATCCTTTTAATCTTCCTCTTGGATGAGCAGCCCAGCTTTTTTCAACAAATAGCAGCGTTGTTTGACATTTAAATCGACTAACAAGTGCCGAAAAAGAAACAAGTTTTAACCGAGGTGCAAAAAATTTAGAATCCAATTTGAATGACCAAAAAAACGTTGTCCAAAAATCTAAAACTGCTACAGAACGAGCAGCTCTTGAAGAAATAATTAATATTGCTGGTTCTTCAAATGAAGAAATATTTTATTCGACGTTCATTTTTTTGAATTGAGGGGAGACTAAATCTCAACTTAAAGAAATTGAAAGTAAAAATCGAAATAATCTAAGAAACATTGGTGGAACAATAAATCCACTAAAATAC
The sequence above is a segment of the Mesomycoplasma ovipneumoniae genome. Coding sequences within it:
- a CDS encoding Mbov_0396 family ICE element transmembrane protein, which codes for MFGWLFSGLINIITYPFFVLGWYLLVYLPFSVIAFFNYIFEKIGINIIVHAIFHRQTFSFESLPIGFWIFAIASISMGFIVLILRYVKFLIFRRNSADSEIAAMSKVSVGSFIFIFTFPVIFFTLLIGIQSTLTIINNYISGDQNLIDLMLRSASNKIPDSEIQTISQDFSVPSYSTFTTMESGEAIILIITLSASSIVVAYILGISFISLFTASAQLFMNFITMPLWAVSSIWDDGRKLKSWTRTFFGQFAVIIIYQVSFNLFLIWVASTYKIADSIDFEGAKGIFIFRFLLKISFIIGGGLAISTFTRQIAANYGQAGAVEHHQRLASSTLKVGGVALAGAAGTMFKLNQNNHKNATDLTGLPSKWNQKKPFDIVDNSILPNQKQSPWRNAMDLVGIGAGIAFAAYKARPLIKKWSNYRANRALNGEQTGLKNFFSKKINNLFSKFKRADSSQILEKKAKNTRSSVEKTSENSSSQNKIDEAANINQNNSLLTEKSPTSDDKLEQTDSLSQSKNESSEEKQQKLEKNDVEITPNSDQQDNSENKSDEKQQTENPEIVEKAAKKKGFWARFWGEWPAEETKKTRRKSSKTKDTTSEKEVKKVKKAVKKKETKAEKASESKEKKVKIEKADSKLDEKTSDTKEKAKK